The Branchiostoma floridae strain S238N-H82 chromosome 7, Bfl_VNyyK, whole genome shotgun sequence region gcttgCCAACAAGTTTTGATCGGCTCTCTGACCCTTCTCAGTTGAAATAACTCAAAGCCTGAGTCACATGACCTGAACAGAACTGACatgtcagcaatgggtcaaaagtGTACAGCAGTCAGTGATTGTAACTGTTGGTCTTGGCTAAGGAATGGTCGCTAGCCTGTTACTGATGTCACAATCAGGTCAAGTGACGTAGGCATTGGATCCTTTCAACCTGAGAAGGATgggaggactgattgaaagcttgttggtaagcacatAACATTGTGTATGGAAATAGCTTCACAGTGAAGATATGATCTCAATATGTGATGAGCTACATGAATATTCTAAGCCTTCAGAAGACTACATCCCACTAGGCCCACCCATAAGTAGCACGACTAGCCATTAGGTTGAGTCTAGGTGAGAAGGAAGGGAAAGTGGGAAGACAGATTTTAGTTGTCGCTCCAAGAATCTGGGCAAGCCAAATATTTCATACGGTGAGTCCAATAACTGTGAATTAgtggggatttttttcaagcaATGGAGTTAACTAATTAGAAATACCAATCGGCTGCTTTGGATTTAGAtggttttctcatttttgtaaCTTGTAACAAAAACCACTGAAAAATCGTTTTGCTTGTGTGTTCTGCATAAATGGTTAACTGCCCTTAAACGTAACACAACAGCTTTGTACACTAGATTTTAGTAGATTAGAACAAGTTCTGTACACATGATGGTACaaatgtgtttctttttcaaaatgatatttttagtACCATGTTATAAACATTTTATGGCCTTTGCAGACCTTTGTTAGCAATGAAATCAATTCTTTTTTCAAAAAACTACACAGTTTGAGCCAGTCCATCACCACAAGTAGGTAACAACATGGAACATTAAAGCCGATGATGACAACACTGGAAACAGGCGATGAAATGTgagaaactacatgtagatggtttGAATCAAAAGTGCCAAAGCCAAAGCCAACACACACGAGGAACATACCCAACGCTATCTGGACTATCGGGGGATTCAGTGGCGGGGGAATCAGTTGGGGCCGGCTCACTTGGATCGTATTGAACTCGCGTGGGGAACTTCAGCCCATCACCCAGACTACAGCAACGACAACGGAAGGATACAGTGTATTAGTAATAAACAACATAGGCCACCAAAATTCAGAAAGGGAGTGTGGAATAGGGGTACAGTAGACATTGCAACAAGGTTGCGAGGGGTAGAAAGCATGAATAATTTAGGATACAGAAACAAAAGATGATAAAACCATAGCTAAGAGATGAAAGGTGATATTATACTATTCTACATTACTGGAACGTAAAGTAATTAGTGCACATAAAggctttgtttgtttacagtgtTTTATGTCTCACTTTATGTTGACCTTAGCAGCACTGTAAAAAATGCTTGTTCAGTCTTCAGCCTCCCTACCCCCTTGCTTCATCTGCAAACTTAACACCACTGTCAATACCCCATTTTCTCCCCCGATCACGAACTGAAATCCTGGTGAACTTCAACCTATTTACAGTAGATTCCATTGGCAATATGTTAATACAACAAATTGTCCCTGGAATGCCTTCTGTGGTAGAGGGCAAAAGAGACTCAGCAGCTATAGTATGTATGGATACCACGCTGAGAACTTATGGCTACTAAGTAATTATAAGAGCTATTGAGTTTAATAAACTACTAAATCTTGGTTTAAGTCACTGATTTTATTCCCTTCTCAGACTGGCTCACAGTGGGTGTTACTAAATACATGCTGCTTTTGTGATCACTATTCAAATACATATCTTGATAGGACATTCCACAAAAATCCATCCCACAGGAAAAGATTGGGGCTGCAGTAAACAGGTGGAGTCTCTAGAAGAATTCAAACATTAAAGGAAAGTAAGAATTGCAGACATCCTTGATTTTCAGGAGTGGGACAACTGAAAAGGTAGAAAGGAATggtgaagaagaagagaaaagtAATGTAAGGAGGTTCATAGTTTCAAATGCACATGTGCAGTGAAATGTgagtaacatgtcaaaggtgaaggctccTGCGACATAAACAAACTCATCTGGACATACATGCATCATGGTCAGGGCTCGTGTTTACGTGTTAGGAGCCTTAAcctgacatattacccacaatgcattttgcTGAACATAAGCAGTCAAAACTATGAACCTCCTTATTCAACAGGAAATACAAGCAGTGCAGCACAGAATGAGGCACACAggatatgattatgatattacAGGTGACAAAAGTAAAAGTATGCAACAGGGGCTTAAGGAAAACAGTGTGCTGGAATACAAGATGGCAGCACCCGTGGATGAAACAGAACAGGTTTATGGTGAACATTCAAAAGCGCCCCCTACCCACCTGGTGAAGACCGGCAGGAACCATAACCTCCTGTCCTCCCCAAACACTTCCTTCAGGTTGTTGGACGACCCCAGGTTGAACCCATCCTTGTCAGGGCCGTGTCTGAACATCGGGGTTCGGAAGGATTCTGCATGGGAAGTTTCAAGTTCAAGAATGTTCAAGTCCTTCCAATACCATCTGGTGTacagggcggtgcccatctccgctTCCTTAGCCCATGGGCCACACATCGGTACAAATGTGATGTTGATTTCCATTCTACATTGttattttcacaattttattgttGGATTGGCCGAAATCAACAATGAAAGAATCCCTACCTTCTgaccatacattttttttttcaggactttaACTGGAAACAAATGATTCCCCTCCCTAGGCCTAAGGTACATACCTAATGTGGTCCTGTTGCTGAAGACCAGGTAAAGGTGATAACCAAACAGGGACACCAGGCTGATggaaaacatggccgccgcaaAGAACAGGAACAGGATGTGGAACCTGCCATTCCCAATGGTGTCATCCAGCTCTTTCTACAAGATGGCAGCAAAAACATTGGTTAGAGACCATTAAgaaatttcaaagtttattGTAATCTAGAAGTACAtttatgaaagttagacatccaggtaaacaatattcaattgTACTGCCAGTTCATTcaagtgatgctgaagaagagtgaaggatgtcactcgaaacatccGGAAATAATCACCGTTTTTTATccggttgtagagattgaattgtatttgaatattgtaaatGGATGAcattaattaatttttttcgcagggacttaatttcatggtagaagGGAAAAAAGGATggtttttgatgtgttttaagttcacagtggaAACAATTCTACAGTGGTGATACAAATTCATATATGGAGTGTCATGAATTTGAAACGACAGAAAAAACAATCAATAAGAACATCTTACGTTCCAGAATTTGATGAAATACTCCACAGAAGTGCCTGCTACATATATACAGTACAGGAGACCATAGCCGAGGAACAGCACGAAGAACTTGTAGTTGCTGTACCCAACACAATTGTTCACCCTGTAACAAAGAGAAGAATGCAATCAATGTCACAATCGGGATTAGACAAGAAATCTAAGATTTCACACCTCTGTGAAATACAAATATAGGTTTTGTGAATGTCTTGATGCCATAGCCCTAGCTGTCACAGATGTAATCAATCCTATTTGTCTCCTTCCAACAGGGAGCCATTTATCTGGCAGTTCGCCATGTTTCTTCAGGACCACATACCGAAATacatacaaatccatcaaaaggatcGTGAGTTAATAATATAGCCTTATAGCTGCGAGCACAGAACCACAACTAAAAACAGGATCCATGCATATAGAGTTCATTTGTGGACACTATTCAGAACATATTTCATGTACCTTATTGTAGTGCTAAAGCAGAGGAGGATGTCTGACCGgtgacaaaaatgtaacagtttccAATTGATGGATGACTATTCGCTTAACTTACCAAGGACAGTGATGATCCATCTTAAGTACACACCTGTAAAATACACATGAAAAAGTCAGAAGATAGCAAACATGACTTTACATCTATCTGATAGAAACTGCTTTGAATGCATTGTAACTTTTCTGTATGTCAGGGTAAAGACTGCAATCTGACATGATTGATGACTCTACTAGTAAAGATTGTGATCGCAATCTGTATTAGCGCAGAATCCATTTCGAACCTTTGACTTTATTTCCATTGTAACAGTATGACACAGTAAGGTGTAGCACGCAGCAGATTGCTGGATGTTTGCAATCTCTATCAGAAGAATTGCTGATTCTGCTGGATTGCAATCTGACATAGATATTCTATAGACTATGGATGAGTAGCCCACACacctgatgttatgtttaggtACACATCTGTAAACATAGGACACATCCAACACTTACGTTCCACACATTGAACAATGATGACATCTGTCTGGCTTGATGAGCTGGCAGGGTTCACAATAACGGATTGCTATGagaaaaaataatgttattaCAACAAAGTCAATGCTTCTGTTTAtaacatatatgatatagtGTCATTTCTTTATGGACTGAAGATCATATGTGCTTGAAAAATGAAGCAAAGCATCTCTAGAAAACCTGAAAATTTATTGGATATGAGCCATAAAAggtaaatattttcttactaaGCCCAACGTCAAAGCTTAATTCATGGGAAGTTAACAAAAAGGATTGTTTGTGTGTtgaacaaacatacatttttacaatgGTGATCAGGAAGAGATGGTTcattttgtaccttttcttGAACATGTCAATAATTGTTCTTGGCCTCTAACCCTTCAATATTAGATAATATCTTCCTGACTACCAAAAACAGCTCAACCCCTGGATCTGCCAATGATTATGAAGAAGGAAAGATGCTTACATCCTCCAATGGTTCTTGTCACCAGGGGCAGGTCTTTAGCCATCTGTGCCAGGTACTGCTGCTGACGGTCTTCCCTGTCCTCATGTTCCAGTCTGTCCACATCCGCCTTGCTCAAGTAAAACTTCAGGACATGGGGAGGACATCAGTTAGCCCTTAACCTTTGTACTGTATTCAATTTAATTAATTTAGATTGTATTTCAGACTCAATCTGATCTTAAGCAAAAGTTGTCATATAAATATGCTAACTTAACACTGAATTACATGTACTCATGACTTttatctttccaacacctacccacatagcGAATACCATCACAAACCACCCAAAGGTATTGGCACAGAAACATGAACACACAgacatatgtaaaaaaaagcttcCTTACCTCCTGTGCAGGTTTCCCCACCGGAGCAAAGATGGTCTGGTAGTACGACCACACAAATATCAAGAAGAAGACGTGGTACAGGACAAGATACACCACTGgaagaaagtaacaattaaCTTGTTACTAACGAGTTAACAATTAACTAAGTTACAAAGCAAACTGTTTTGTCTACAATGACATATTTGTACTATATATATCTGGATCAAGTAATTCTTAAATATAAATGAAATTCATACGGCCAAAAAAGCACAATTGATAAAAACTGATAGTCAGACTACGTACCTTTCTGTGGAAGGCTTGTGATGGCAACTGCAAAGAAGATACAAAGTCATTTTTCTtgtcatgatacatgtaccttattcATGTAATTACTACTAAttactaatctccaaacagatcctacggtagcataagatagtatcaaaggctggcagaggagtgaagccagcttaAGAGTGAGTTTCGCTACCTGTGAGtttggcaaatggacacctcttgactgacgacactccttggccagttttgtacaatcttatgccattgtaggatctgcttggagattatgtaatTACCCCTTCCCTTCTAAATGATTTACACTTGTAAATGAAATTTACAATCATAAGACGTAATGTTAGCATTGGAGCATTTGGTTTCAGGATACGGTATAAGGTATACTATATTAGCATTAAAAGAAATTGCAGCATTAGTATTCACATATTGGTAACAACAGGCAGCCTAAAGTTCAAAGCCCTTTGAACTTTTGTCATTTATTATTTATAGTTACTGCCATCACGATCTGCACTCTTGAAGCAAGTTACATTTTAAAAGCTTTAGACTGacatagtgagtgagtgtacatgtacgtgtactaCTAGTTGTATACAAATAAAATAACTGACAAAATTCAAGTCAAggatcaaactttcaaagaatTCTGATCTGAATGTCTAAGAGGTCAAAGGTACCATCTGTCACATTTGTCAGTAACATTAGAGTACTAGTATTAGGGGAATGTAGGTCATGTTTTTGTGGATATCAGACTGCTGATATCCTTCTAATCTTTCTtatttattacaatttttttgtttgtgttgcataAACAGCAATGTGTTTCATAGGGCACCAAGTTTGTACGGAAGAGTACAAGATGCATATACTTGATCCATTCACACCCAGATAGACTTctgctctttttgataagttttGTGGGATCTTTAACATGCTGAAGGTGTGGCTCTATCCAAATACACTGTACTAGTAGGGAATCCAAGTTAAATATGCCACACATTCCCACTGAGGGGTGTTCCTTGCCCAAACTAAGAACATGCATCAAGTATccatttacacctgagtcaTGGGAGGAAATTGGTGTACAGAAATGGGATGAAAAGAAATTGTCGCTGAAAACAGCCCTTCATCAAACGCTAGTGCACGGAATGGATCACAAATTGATGGCAATCTTCTGATCATGCATCCCCACAGTATGGATATCAAATTCATCCCACTGACACGAACGGCAATCAGGACATATTGCCTGCCTTCTAGACAGGGGAGACCATGGCTGATGCTGTGAAACTGAAAGTGACTTACTTCCTGGTCTTACCTAAAGGTATTGCTATCATCTATTGCATATCCCTATAAATTTTGTCTGATCATGCATCCCCACACAATGGATATCAAATTCATCCGACTGACACGAATGACAATCAGGACATATTATGGGCCTTCTTGACAGGGCAGGATATTGCTGATCCTGTCAAAGTGACATACGTTAGCAATTTGGCCAATTTGTAGTTTGAAATGTCACTAGGTCGAAACATAATGCATTTTGGCTATCTTACTTCCTGGTCTTGCCTGAAGGTATTCCTACCGTAATGTCTATTGCATTTCCCTACATATTTTGCCCCTTTTTGCTCAACTTTGAGGCAAACATATAATATGGCAATCTTCTTTAAACCCCCATAAAATTTAATACCTAATGTAAAGGGATTCTAAAAATTAGTAAAATATACATTCTGACCATAATTAAAGGACTATCTCGGGAGTCAGGATTATAGTAGTATTACATTTATGTGGTTAAGAGATGATAATACATCTTGCAGAGAAATATTCAAATCTACTCTCgaaaagttactgtaaatgcgaGAAATTTTTGCAgcggtttaatgtttgcggttttcgcggtggccacttcaccgcaaacttaaaagtaataaaaccacctcgaacatttttccatggcagtaagagactacggtgaatggtgctaccgcaaaNNNNNNNNNNNNNNNNNNNNNNNNNNNNNNNNNNNNNNNNNNNNNNNNNNNNNNNNNNNNNNNNNNNNNNNNNNNNNNNNNNNNNNNNNNNNNNNNNNNNAAATGCATTTAGTGATTTCAGTAATTATGGACTTGCCCTTGTCCTAGATCATGTGCAGGGTGGTACCTTAGaaacataaaataaacacatattttcttctcttctcttctaaTTGGGCGAATCACTTATTATTCATTGCACAGTACGTTTTAAAGCATGTGACTAATGGCAGGTAAATCTGACCAGTAATATTCTAAGCTGATCACCACAGGTGTCGCCTGGTTCGTAATGGGTTGTCTGACCCGTGACCAACATTTTCAGTGCAACAACTGGTCCGACTACAGTCAGCCATGAAACGTACACACACGTCGGAGACTCAGATTACAATCGTGACAAAACCACGGCACAAAAGATCGTGAAACTCCGTGTACTTACACACGCACATCTCCACCACGTAAGCGTAGTACGACCAGAGCACGATGAGCGTGATGAAAACGACTGGAAGCCATTTCATCAGGCGGATGCAGAAGTTCAGCACCGGGTTCGACATTTTGCAGGACTGTGCTATCTTAGTCAGGGGGTGTTCCTCTCTATCGTATTTTACTGAGGTAAAAATATCTCAGTTCACGCCATGGTTCTGTAATTCAACTTTAACAAAAATATAAACAGGCAAGGAGATAGCTATCAGTgaatttattttcaaattttatatTGATTTACGAAGGAAGCTTTATTTTGAAAGCACTTAAAGCACACAGTAGTATAGATGGTACGTcctgcacacaaacacatgacgTGCCAAACTGGGCGCAGCTTTTTACACAAGTGTGTCTCTCGCAATGACTGGCACTTTAAGAAGCTCTACTACTCTAAATATTCATTTCAACTCAACAAATATCTTATGATCAACACTTTTGTGTCGAATTTGAACTCCCGGAGCTAATTTCAGGAGCCACTGCACTAATAGTACCCAGTTTTGATGACGTATGCTAATTAGAGCGCTGATTGGATTCTTTTCGAAACATAGAGCGCATCCAAAAAGCAAAGTGATATTGTTTTGATATGCCATAAGAGCAGAATAAGAGCATATATACAGAGTATcaacattcaaaacaaatcaataaTTATCGGATATATTCACTTTTTGGCAGGTGTTGAAGTATGAACCGACATTCCGATGGTAGTGAATGTTGTTTAGTTGGGTGCGTTTAGATGCGGTTGTACCCGGGCAACGGGAAGCAGCTCAACACAAAATCTCCGAACATGGCTGCCTGACATGTCGGGGTAACCAGTGGCTCCGGGGCATAACATAGCTCCAAGTCGGGTTTTCTCAGTAACCAGACATTTCCCAGTGCCAAATCTTAGTCTCTGGTGAGTATATAATGTATACTTTACATCCACGTTGTTGTGAGTACTGTTTCTTTCACAGACTAGGggaaaaattgttgtttttatagCGGGTACGCGATCGCGATCGTTGCCCTATACGATCGTCTCTATGCCGGTGGGCGTATAACATATTGATCAGCTTTGTTTTGTATGATCTATGTCTTAATACAATTATGATTTAATGTTAAGGTACTCTTCTATGGGCACCATCAATGATATCATTGCTATTTTATAgtttctaaacagttactttgTCTGAGACGCTTTTTAAATGAGaacatttgttttcaattttctgTTGGAAATACGAGAAGGCGTAAGAAGTAGATTAGAAACAGATGCTTTGATTTTCGTAATGTATCGGAACCTGTACCTGCTACGGTGATAAATTAGAAATTATCACGCTTAAGATTTTATCTAATAGCCCAAATTCTCACACGTGTGATATTGTTGGTTGTTATTTTAGGAAAGTTTAGAGAGAATTTCAAAGATGGCCACAACATTGGATCCGGTGAAGATTCAAGCTTGGCGAGAAGGTGAGTTTTGAGTTAGAAATCGAAAGTTTTTCGTTAGTTTTATGAATCGACATGTTTTTGCTTTAACTGTTGCATTTGACTACAAAATGTTCTTTGCCATACTCTTTATGTTAAAACATCTTAAGATCAAGAGAAAGAACTTAAGTACACAACATAAGTGTTACAGAAGAGGGACAAAAAGAGATGATTTTGATAGGTTTAGCAACTTTTGAAGATCCATCTCTTCTTTTACATTTTAGTAGTAACTGCAAAATTctttgtattttacattgtCATTCTAAAAGCAGCagtttttcctttgttgtgtTATAAATGGTTTCCTCTGATCGCTCTTACATTCACATCTTTGTCAGCTACTTCCTTTGAGGTACACAGAAATACCTGTAATACAAAAGTTGTGCGGCCAGTTTACGACCCTAATTGATTTGCTGTTCCTCTCTTTCTCCTCCAATTGTGGCCATGATGAGCACAATTATTCCCATAAATGTCCTTACAACTCTTAGCTATTGTCAGGGGTAATCACGTTCTGTTTGCCAGT contains the following coding sequences:
- the LOC118419184 gene encoding palmitoyltransferase ZDHHC15B-like isoform X1 — protein: MSNPVLNFCIRLMKWLPVVFITLIVLWSYYAYVVEMCVFAITSLPQKVVYLVLYHVFFLIFVWSYYQTIFAPVGKPAQEFYLSKADVDRLEHEDREDRQQQYLAQMAKDLPLVTRTIGGSIRYCEPCQLIKPDRCHHCSMCGTCVLKMDHHCPWVNNCVGYSNYKFFVLFLGYGLLYCIYVAGTSVEYFIKFWNKELDDTIGNGRFHILFLFFAAAMFSISLVSLFGYHLYLVFSNRTTLESFRTPMFRHGPDKDGFNLGSSNNLKEVFGEDRRLWFLPVFTSLGDGLKFPTRVQYDPSEPAPTDSPATESPDSPDSVGFGDGMSFPTRRTSEDSHQLLNDRQRWAEEGEGDVSDRETALTTVQPPGRSRMHVEAET
- the LOC118419184 gene encoding palmitoyltransferase ZDHHC2-like isoform X2; the protein is MSNPVLNFCIRLMKWLPVVFITLIVLWSYYAYVVEMCVFAITSLPQKVVYLVLYHVFFLIFVWSYYQTIFAPVGKPAQEFYLSKADVDRLEHEDREDRQQQYLAQMAKDLPLVTRTIGGSIRYCEPCQLIKPDRCHHCSMCGTCVLKMDHHCPWVNNCVGYSNYKFFVLFLGYGLLYCIYVAGTSVEYFIKFWNKELDDTIGNGRFHILFLFFAAAMFSISLVSLFGYHLYLVFSNRTTLESFRTPMFRHGPDKDGFNLGSSNNLKEVFGEDRRLWFLPVFTSFGDGMSFPTRRTSEDSHQLLNDRQRWAEEGEGDVSDRETALTTVQPPGRSRMHVEAET